The sequence gtatatggttatttatagggacgtccaattgtaaatctttatattaaaattaacaaactatcatttagttaaacaaatataaagcccattaatagcccatagtctaatttccacaagtgtcgttcttttgtccaaaccccaattatggtacaaagcccaattatccaattttagtaattagcccaacatcatgattacttcgttttaaataagaataataataacttagctacgagacattaaattaaaaaggttgaacataacttacaataattaaaaatagcgtagcgttacacggacagaatttcgacttacacccttacaacattcgctaacatacccttattattaggattaaaattaaaattaaaattaaaatataaatatttacgtatagatatagagaggatggatatatattgatattaaaaacgATCGAACTGCGTTAGATTTTATAGGGATtttagtccagggaagctccgcgactcgcggtccatttcttcttcaaactccgcaagtcgcggagtttgtttttacagctcaccaaaccttggctcctagcttgtcgacggattatataaataaatataatatataaataattttagtaattatttaaatattatattatatttatgtgcatagttgacttgtaatttttagtccgttgcgtcgagcgttgagagttgactctggtcccggttccggattttcgaacgtccttgcgtacaatttaatatcttgtactttgcgttttgaatcttgtactcttgtaattttgagacgtttcttatcaataattggaacctctttgattgtattttgtacttttgagctttttggtcgtttgcgtcttcaattcgtcgaatctatcttttgtcttcaccttttattatttaaacgaatatcacttgtaaatagaacaattgcaactaaaagcttgtctttcttgaggaataatgctatgaaatatatgttcgtttttaacattatcaatatatatatatatatatatatatgtatatatatatatgtatatatatatatatacacatatataatgtatatatatagatgtgtgtgtgtgtgtgtgtgtttgtgtgtgtatacatatacaaatatttcATGCGGTAAATTTAAAGAGACATTCATAGAAATAACATTcacaaaaatattaaacatttgatTACAACAACAAGCGTTTTTTGATAAATGACAAGAATTACACATCAATAATTATCATCATCGCTAGAGTAAGCTTCATTTTGAGGAATTTGGGGATTTAGCTCATCGTCAGCCaccaaaacatcatcatcatcatcatcatcatcacatatgtcatgaggaagagaaaaaggttctaaatcacaaatgtcatcatcatcatcatcatcatcatcatcatcatgtgttGGTGGATTAACTTCATATGTTGGTGGATTAAACTGAATTGGTATTGATTCTCCAGGTACACTCATACTTGTATAAGTCATATTATCTAAATCAGCATCAAGGCTAAGATCGGATGAATTGGTTTCGTGTACAACATCCCGTATGGTGTCTTTGATAATGTCTCTATCCCAGAGTTTTCGATGATGTACCTCATGAACGACCTTCCAGCTGCTAGAGGTTTTGGAAGGATCGTCGATGTAAAAGAGTTGTTGAGCTTGTGTTGCAAAAATGTGTTGATCATCTTGGTACCACTCATCTTTCGTGTCAATACTAGTTATGTTATTCACTTTAACTGTACGTTTACGGTTCTGGGTGTTCTCAGTATTGAACCACCGGCATCTGAATAACACAACACTAAATGCACCACCATAATGCAACTCAACAATATCTTCCAACCGACCATAATACTTAGAGACAGGAGCACCGACATATGCGAGTGTTGCAATTCCATTTTCTTGTGTTGTGCGTCGATTATCGCGATTGCTAACCACAAACCTAACACCATTCACATTGCAGGAACTGTAATGGTTTGAGCTACCCACCGGTCCTTCAGCTAGACAGATCAATTCATCGCTATACTTCGATCTGTCAACTGACCGTAGTTCACGtatctgttaatatatatatatatatatatatatatatatatacaatgagtTTACCTGGTTGGTGAACCAACTAGGAAAATTTGTTTTCATGTCCATATTGGAGTTCTCTGCTTTAAACTGACTGTAAATGTCCAAAGAGAATTGTTAGTATGATCAACGTTTACATAGTTAAGTCATTATAAATTCATATTTTAGTATAATGACTTACTTTTTGTATTCTTCGTTGTCAGAACAATTGTCGAGTACATACCAGTGAATTTTATCCTGAATATTACAGGCTAGAGATTTGAACACACCTTTACTGATAAATTTACATAACGATCTGAACACACGAATCTCACATGACCTAATTGGCCCGTCCGCATATCTTTCAGGACGATTAAATCTCGTCTGTATACCTTCAAGAGACATTGAACATGCAGTTAATGCTTCATCGGCAACGTACCCCTCAGCTATACAACCTTCAGGCTTAGCTTTATTTCTAAcataatttttttagttttttcaTGTATCTCTCAATTGGATACATCCACGTCATGTAAACAGCCCCTCCATATATAGCCTCTTCCTGTAAATGCATCACCAAATGAATCATTATGTTAAAAAAAAGGGGAGGATAAATTAACTCGAGAGTACATAACAGTTTAATCAATTATTTTTGAGCTTTCAACATGTCTGCCACCATTAACTCTCCAGCACAAATTTGCTTAAAGAATGCGCATAGCTGCATTATTGGTGTAGAGATAGTGTTGTCCAAAAATGCGTTAACTCCGACCGGTAATAATCGTTGCATCATGATATGGCAATCATGAGATTTCATGTTCGTAATGTTGGTATTATCCTTCTTCACTTTATGCCTGAAGTTTGATCCAAACCCATCTGGAAGTTTTACTTCTTTAATGAATTTACAAAAACTTACCCTGTCTTTGGGTTTTAAAGAGTATTTGAGAAGAGGTTTGAGGAATTTCCCATCTTTTTTACCTTTGGTTTTAGGTTTGAGCCACAAATCTTTTCAAATTCCCAATTTTTCCAAGTCAACTCGTGCATTATGAGTGTCTTTGGACTTGTCATTCATTAATAAGGTACCCAAAATAGCCTCAACACATTCTTTTCAATATGCATGACATTCAAGTTGTGTTGTAGTGGAACATATTTCCAATACTCAAGTTCCCGAAAAATAGAAATTTTAGTCCAGTTGTGACGACGACACTTAGGGGGACGTTTTCTTTTTTCACCAACATTTCTATGATTTTTTCTGGAATTACCAACTAGCAACAAATCTGTAAGTTGGTTTTCGATATCAGCTACTTTGAACTTTCTAGGTTTAGAGGTATGATCAACCTTACCATTGAATTCTAAGCTTTCTCTGTATGGGTGATTCGATTCAAGGTTCGGTCTGTGACTGACAAAAACAATTTTATTTTTCACACGCATAGCAGGAGTGTCCTCGTTACATGTAGGGCATGCTTTATAGCCTTGGCCACTCCAACCGGACAAACTACTACGGGCAGGATAATCGTTTATGGTCCAAATAGGCATTGCTTTCATTTGAAAATACGTGTTTGTAACTGAGTCATGTGTAACAACTCCTTCGGACCATAAAATCTTCAGTTCATCAACCAAAGGCCTCAAGTAAACATCAATATCTTTTCCAGGTGATTTAGGACCAGGAATTAACATAGTCAACATGAGAGAACTTTTTTTCATACATATCCACGGCGGCGTATTGTACGTTATCAATATTACTGGCCACATACAGTAAGGATTATTTATGTTTCCGAATGGATTGAAACCATCATCAGCCAACCCTAATCGAACGTTTCTGTGTTCACGTGCAAAATCTGGATATCTTTTGTCAATTTCTTTCCAAGATCGACCATCTACAGGATGACGCATCTTACCCTCTTCATTGCACCGCCCAGTAGCATGCCAAGTCATATCCTTTGCAGTGTATCTGAAACTGTACAAACGTTTTAGTCTTGGAGTTATTGGAAAATAACACAAAACTTTATTAGGAACTTTCTTCCCCGTTGTGCGTTCATCTTTCCATCTACTCTCGTTACATATTGGACAGTTTTCCAAATCCTGGTATTCTTTATAAAACAAACAACAATCATTCTTACAAGCATGTATCGCTTGATACCCTAAACCGATATTTCTCATCCACTTCTTAGTTTCGTAAAATGATTTCGGAATTGTGTTATTTGGGGGATGTGATTGTATGAGTAATTCTAACAATTGGTCGAATGAAGTATTCGTCCATTTGTTCAAGACCTTAATGTGTGTTAACTTGGCTAAAAACTCTAATGAGGACAACTTGCTACTGGGATATAGCTCGGTTTGGGTGGAGTCAATTAAATCCTCAAGACCAGTTGCGGTCGTGTCATTCATAGTCTCATCGTCATTCGGACCTTCCTTCTCAAAATTAGGAACTTCCTCCAACTGAATATCGTGCAAGAAATTTCTTAGAGGGTCCGTTGTGTTGTGTACTTCGGGTGGTTGTGGTAGTTCACCGTGATGCCGCCACATAGTATAAGAGGGTTCAAACCTATGTTTAATTATATGGTCTTTTATATGTTTAGGTTTAAGAAAAACCGTATTACCACAATGTTTACATGGGCAACTACACTTAGCGTGCGAATACAAATAATTTTTACACCTCTCAATAAATGCATTAAGaccagacaaaatttcattcctcgtccctgaactttacatcaaatttgactcctcgtcctttttttatgcatccctcgtccctaatgtatcacaattccACATCCCTCGTCCTTTTTCTTGACTCTTCATCCTTTTTCTTTCTATCAATTCTACATTCCTCGTCCCTAaaaaggacgagggatgtagaattgtgatacattagggacgagggatgcacaaaaaaagaaaaaggacaaagagtaaaatttgatgtaaagttcagggacgagaaatgaaattttgtcttaaGACCAGTAATAAAGTCGGGATTAAAAGAATGTCATATAGTAGTCCACCTCTTATCAATCGTCATTGATATTCCCTAATTAAATCAAGTTTAAAACAGAAAAAACTTTAAAATTAAAAACACTTGATATATGTATAATCAAAGCCGGGTGGTCCAACTATGGAAGGCAACCTAACCCACTCTCTGAATGTTTTGTCTCAACTATGGATGCGTATAACTAATTTACTAGTTAGCAAAAATTCGGCAGCATTTTCCCTAAACTCCCCAAATATGTCGTATTTAACGCATATTTGTAGGAGTAAAGGGAAAATGTGTACCAAAATTTTTGTAACTTGTAAATTCGTTATACGCATCCACATCCTAAAAGAGACAAAACACACAGAAAGCAGTCCCAAAAAGGGGACCTTCCAATGTTAATTTCTAATAAATTAACCTTGAACGGATATTCTATAGGATTGATTAATTTCGAACCTAAGGTACAACTATTTCGAAATTAACCACTAAACCTAACAATGCTCATAAAACAttaagcataaacataaacataaacaataacattTATACTTACACAATGTTCATAAAACAATAATTTTCTAATTTACTAACTAAATATATACTTAATATTCTAATTAAAAAATACATAACtaaacataatcaacatacataactaaacataacttaattttcagtttatattaattaaaaaataataattttcaacATACATAAcaaacacaatcaacatacataagCAAATCAACCCCATAATTTAGACATACATAAGCATGAAATTCATGAGCATAAATATAATCACACACAACAATCTTCAAAAAATAAACACAAAAATTCGGATTTAATAGAAATAATTCAAAGCACAAAAATTCGGATTTAACAAAAATAAGCAAAAAAAATTCGGATTTAAcaaaaataaatgaagaacatacctTTGTTAGTGTTATAGGAGTAAGATTGGGTTAGATTCGGTTAGATTTGGTTCGAAATA comes from Rutidosis leptorrhynchoides isolate AG116_Rl617_1_P2 chromosome 4, CSIRO_AGI_Rlap_v1, whole genome shotgun sequence and encodes:
- the LOC139842283 gene encoding uncharacterized protein, translated to MWRHHGELPQPPEVHNTTDPLRNFLHDIQLEEVPNFEKEGPNDDETMNDTTATGLEDLIDSTQTELYPSSKLSSLEFLAKLTHIKVLNKWTNTSFDQLLELLIQSHPPNNTIPKSFYETKKWMRNIGLGYQAIHACKNDCCLFYKEYQDLENCPICNESRWKDERTTGKKVPNKVLCYFPITPRLKRLYSFRYTAKDMTWHATGRCNEEGKMRHPVDGRSWKEIDKRYPDFAREHRNVRLGLADDGFNPFGNINNPYCMWPVILITYNTPPWICMKKSSLMLTMLIPGPKSPGKDIDVYLRPLVDELKILWSEGVVTHDSVTNTYFQMKAMPIWTINDYPARSSLSGWSGQGYKACPTCNEDTPAMRVKNKIVFVSHRPNLESNHPYRESLEFNGKVDHTSKPRKFKVADIENQLTDLLLVGNSRKNHRNVGEKRKRPPKCRRHNWTKISIFRELEYWKYVPLQHNLNVMHIEKNVLRLFWEEAIYGGAVYMTWINKAKPEGCIAEGYVADEALTACSMSLEGIQTRFNRPERYADGPIRSCEIRVFRSLCKFISKGVFKSLACNIQDKIHWYVLDNCSDNEEYKNQFKAENSNMDMKTNFPSWFTNQYSDELICLAEGPVGSSNHYSSCNVNGVRFVVSNRDNRRTTQENGIATLAYVGAPVSKYYGRLEDIVELHYGGAFSVVLFRCRWFNTENTQNRKRTVKVNNITSIDTKDEWYQDDQHIFATQAQQLFYIDDPSKTSSSWKVVHEVHHRKLWDRDIIKDTIRDVVHETNSSDLSLDADLDNMTYTSMSVPGESIPIQFNPPTYELNPQIPQNEAYSSDDDNY